From Aureibacillus halotolerans, the proteins below share one genomic window:
- the iolG gene encoding inositol 2-dehydrogenase, translating to MKKKVRLGIIGAGRIGQIHATNVLQSPQAELVVVSDVYFDSEVQARLHSYGVETTDDYLTVLRREDVDAVLVCSSTDTHIDMISEAAANGKHVFCEKPVSLETAKTKMAIAKAEAQGIALQIGFNRRFDPNVQEAKAQLEQGRIGALHSLRIISRDPAPPPAEYVARSGGLFKDMAIHDLDMARYLTGKEVEEVYVRAACLVDPMFATHDDVDTATTVLTFTDGTFATIENSRRAVYGYDQRIELFGEKGMIQVGNQQESTVQISGEGHIESAKPQAFFLERYATSYRNELEQFLYAITFGGTVPCTGKDALVAEELADACRLSWKEKKPILFTARPNTSKG from the coding sequence ATGAAGAAAAAAGTAAGGCTTGGCATTATTGGTGCTGGACGGATTGGTCAAATTCATGCCACCAATGTTCTTCAATCTCCACAAGCCGAATTGGTTGTTGTCTCGGATGTGTATTTTGACAGTGAGGTGCAGGCTCGGCTCCACTCGTATGGTGTGGAAACAACGGATGATTATTTGACCGTCTTACGAAGAGAGGATGTAGATGCAGTGCTCGTCTGCTCGAGCACCGACACGCATATCGACATGATTTCAGAAGCGGCAGCGAACGGAAAGCACGTGTTCTGTGAAAAGCCTGTGTCGCTTGAAACCGCGAAGACAAAAATGGCGATAGCGAAGGCTGAAGCTCAAGGGATTGCTTTGCAAATAGGCTTCAATCGCCGCTTTGATCCGAATGTGCAGGAAGCGAAAGCACAGCTTGAACAAGGACGGATTGGCGCCCTTCATTCATTGCGCATTATTTCTCGAGATCCAGCGCCACCCCCTGCAGAGTACGTGGCACGTTCAGGTGGCTTGTTTAAAGACATGGCGATTCACGACCTGGACATGGCAAGGTATTTGACTGGCAAAGAAGTCGAAGAGGTATACGTGAGAGCAGCCTGTCTTGTGGACCCGATGTTTGCGACACATGATGATGTCGACACAGCGACGACTGTGCTGACGTTTACAGACGGTACCTTTGCGACGATTGAAAATTCTCGCCGTGCTGTGTATGGCTACGATCAGCGTATTGAATTGTTTGGTGAAAAAGGCATGATTCAAGTAGGGAATCAACAGGAGAGTACCGTCCAGATAAGTGGCGAAGGGCATATCGAATCTGCCAAACCACAAGCCTTTTTCTTGGAAAGGTACGCTACATCCTATCGGAATGAATTGGAACAATTTCTGTATGCGATAACCTTTGGCGGGACTGTCCCTTGTACAGGAAAAGACGCCTTGGTTGCCGAAGAACTTGCTGATGCTTGTCGTTTGTCATGGAAAGAGAAAAAACCGATTCTTTTCACCGCACGACCCAACACATCCAAAGGATAA
- a CDS encoding DUF5696 domain-containing protein, translating to MSKKQKLVSLLLVITALILGSVWSYSGFAEESKTDHEMNEIASDSRGEDAGSQEDDAIEFQSTSVTTVTKTGLENDDYALFIDEATGNIRIVNKQSNKEWLGAPQADETTLPNNVQFMNSPVHIQYTNGASVSQTYTLKEPSNVVTIEPQEDSLRATFDVKEINVSFALEYRLNDGGLSVTIPQDSIKEAGDVKIISLEVLPFFNAGKESDEGALFLPDGSGALMTFKEEHPLYLSGYSQPIYGPDPTFSTTLGEVFADGLTQMAPPKMNIALPVFGSYRNGTGFLGIVTHGEEQAHINGTPAGIRNIPLYRASVEFLYRKQDVIFIGSSGKIPLFQGQQIDGDRSVQYVLLEDAEANYIGMAKAYRNYLIHAQGVEPSVHEGYALRVNLVGGLQREEIIGTTFIEMTTFDQARSIIEAYADKGIDQIEVTIEGWSKDGLYGNQPEHFPVEKHLGGSRDLERLIAFAKERDVALHLQTNYIRAYEESHGMSESSDAVRGLDREVVEHSNMYVSSRFSNDQELFYLLKPRKAYEEHMSAEMKEFKKLGVTGVHLDYVGNLLYSDQDTEAPMTRHQAVEVWTKALDAFHQRVGDTSVDYGFAYTLGHVDEIRNIPMDSSGFIYMDETVPFYQIAIHGLVPYTAGPSNLRNDATAEFLRAIEYGALPSYRLTYEETSELQRTMANSLFSSSYKDWIDQSVEEYQLLASLHEQTFNQLIVQHEKLSDDVYKTTYENGVYTIVNYNEESTTIDGTTVGGHDYIVSKGEIK from the coding sequence ATGAGCAAGAAACAGAAGCTAGTGAGTTTATTGTTGGTCATCACAGCACTCATCCTAGGCAGTGTTTGGTCTTATAGCGGTTTTGCGGAGGAATCAAAGACAGACCATGAAATGAATGAGATAGCCAGTGATTCTAGGGGTGAAGATGCGGGATCACAAGAGGACGATGCCATTGAGTTCCAGTCAACATCAGTCACGACCGTAACGAAAACAGGACTTGAAAATGACGACTATGCCTTGTTTATTGATGAAGCAACAGGCAACATCCGTATCGTTAATAAACAATCAAATAAGGAATGGCTTGGTGCACCTCAAGCGGATGAAACGACGTTGCCGAACAATGTGCAATTTATGAATTCTCCTGTTCATATTCAATACACGAATGGGGCCAGTGTGTCACAGACGTATACGTTAAAGGAGCCTAGCAACGTTGTGACGATTGAGCCTCAAGAGGACAGCCTTCGCGCCACATTTGATGTGAAAGAAATCAATGTGTCGTTTGCGCTGGAGTATCGATTGAACGACGGTGGACTGTCTGTCACTATTCCACAGGACTCGATTAAAGAAGCTGGCGACGTAAAGATTATCAGTCTAGAGGTTCTCCCCTTTTTTAACGCAGGCAAGGAAAGTGACGAGGGGGCGTTGTTCCTTCCAGATGGCTCTGGCGCTTTGATGACATTCAAGGAAGAGCACCCGCTTTATCTAAGTGGTTACTCTCAGCCAATCTACGGTCCAGACCCTACGTTTAGTACGACTTTAGGGGAAGTGTTTGCGGATGGGCTCACGCAAATGGCCCCGCCGAAAATGAACATTGCACTGCCGGTGTTTGGGAGTTATCGAAACGGAACAGGGTTTTTAGGCATTGTTACGCATGGGGAAGAACAAGCGCATATTAATGGGACACCTGCAGGCATTCGGAACATTCCACTGTACCGGGCATCCGTAGAGTTTTTGTATCGTAAACAGGATGTGATCTTTATCGGCTCTTCAGGCAAAATCCCGCTATTTCAAGGTCAGCAAATTGACGGGGACCGATCCGTTCAGTATGTGCTTCTTGAGGATGCAGAAGCGAATTATATCGGGATGGCGAAGGCCTACCGCAATTACCTCATTCATGCTCAAGGAGTTGAGCCATCTGTCCACGAAGGGTATGCCCTGCGTGTAAACCTCGTAGGCGGCTTACAACGAGAAGAGATTATTGGAACAACCTTTATTGAAATGACGACGTTTGATCAAGCACGTTCGATCATAGAGGCGTATGCAGATAAAGGCATAGACCAGATAGAGGTAACGATCGAAGGTTGGTCTAAAGATGGATTGTATGGGAATCAACCTGAGCATTTCCCTGTTGAAAAACATTTAGGTGGGAGCCGCGATTTAGAACGTTTAATAGCGTTTGCGAAAGAAAGGGACGTTGCCCTTCATCTACAAACGAATTACATCCGGGCATACGAAGAGAGTCATGGCATGTCCGAAAGCTCCGATGCAGTTAGAGGCTTGGATCGAGAGGTTGTGGAACATTCAAATATGTATGTGTCCAGCCGTTTTAGCAATGACCAAGAGCTGTTTTATTTACTAAAGCCTCGGAAAGCCTACGAAGAGCATATGTCAGCGGAAATGAAAGAATTTAAGAAGTTAGGCGTCACTGGTGTGCATTTGGACTATGTGGGCAACCTGCTGTATTCCGACCAAGACACAGAAGCCCCTATGACAAGACATCAAGCTGTAGAGGTGTGGACAAAAGCCTTAGATGCATTTCACCAACGTGTAGGAGACACCTCCGTTGATTATGGGTTCGCGTATACGTTAGGGCATGTCGATGAAATTCGAAACATTCCGATGGATTCTAGCGGCTTTATTTACATGGATGAAACAGTGCCATTTTACCAGATTGCCATTCATGGCTTAGTGCCTTATACAGCAGGGCCGTCAAATTTGCGAAACGATGCAACAGCTGAATTTTTAAGGGCCATCGAGTACGGGGCGTTGCCAAGCTATCGATTAACTTACGAGGAAACAAGTGAGCTCCAGCGTACGATGGCGAACAGCTTGTTTAGCTCCTCTTATAAGGACTGGATCGATCAATCGGTGGAGGAATATCAGCTGCTTGCGTCCTTACATGAACAAACCTTCAATCAGTTGATCGTTCAGCACGAAAAACTATCAGATGATGTGTATAAAACAACTTATGAAAATGGCGTCTATACGATCGTCAACTACAATGAGGAATCAACGACCATCGATGGGACGACGGTTGGGGGACATGATTATATCGTCTCTAAAGGAGAGATCAAATGA
- the iolC gene encoding 5-dehydro-2-deoxygluconokinase — protein sequence MIQFETRERDVIGLGRLCIDLNANEIHRPMEETRTFTKYVGGSPANIAIGAQRLGLSAGFIGKVSDDQMGRYIVNYLEEQGIDTSNVVTDKTGAVTGLAFTEILSPEDCSILMYRDNVADLLLAPSEVSEAYVASAKCLLLSGTALASSPSREAVFVALTYANKHNTKVVFDLDYRPYTWKSMEETAVYYRLAAEKCDVIVGTREEFDVMETFSEVKGDDQQTAREWLSHQAELVVIKHGQDGSKAYEKDGTTYRSGVYPSNVLKTFGAGDAYASAFIYGLLQGWNAEQAMSFGSASASIVISRHSCSEAMPTVADIEELMQTTTAK from the coding sequence GTGATCCAATTCGAAACGCGTGAACGTGATGTGATCGGTCTTGGTCGTCTTTGCATTGATTTAAATGCCAATGAAATTCACCGTCCAATGGAGGAAACGCGCACCTTCACAAAATATGTCGGCGGTTCACCGGCCAACATCGCCATTGGGGCACAACGTTTAGGGCTTTCTGCGGGGTTTATTGGCAAAGTATCCGACGATCAGATGGGACGGTACATCGTCAACTATCTGGAAGAGCAAGGGATTGATACGTCCAATGTCGTGACAGACAAGACAGGGGCTGTCACAGGGCTGGCATTTACGGAAATTCTATCTCCAGAGGATTGCAGCATTTTAATGTACCGCGACAATGTGGCCGATTTGCTTTTAGCGCCTAGTGAAGTAAGCGAAGCGTATGTGGCGTCTGCGAAATGCCTTTTACTGTCAGGAACAGCGTTGGCCTCCTCGCCGTCAAGAGAAGCGGTGTTTGTCGCGCTAACGTATGCGAATAAGCACAACACGAAAGTCGTCTTTGATTTGGATTACCGTCCGTATACGTGGAAGTCAATGGAAGAAACCGCCGTGTATTACCGTCTTGCAGCAGAAAAATGCGACGTCATCGTTGGCACGAGAGAGGAATTCGATGTTATGGAAACTTTCTCTGAGGTGAAAGGTGATGATCAGCAAACGGCAAGGGAATGGCTTTCTCATCAGGCAGAGCTTGTCGTCATCAAGCATGGACAGGACGGCTCGAAGGCCTATGAAAAGGATGGAACAACATATCGAAGTGGCGTGTATCCTTCCAACGTATTAAAAACTTTCGGTGCAGGTGATGCCTATGCCTCTGCGTTTATTTACGGGCTTCTACAGGGCTGGAATGCAGAACAGGCGATGAGCTTTGGCAGTGCTTCCGCATCCATCGTTATTTCCAGACACAGTTGCTCAGAGGCGATGCCTACAGTCGCTGACATTGAGGAGCTCATGCAAACCACAACAGCAAAGTAG
- a CDS encoding ArsR/SmtB family transcription factor, whose product MLILYLTKWLNVNKKTIIINHMVNNDQNNLNEIFSALSDPTRREMIQMVAEKERTVSELAEPFDMSLAGISKHIKVLERAHLIDRNIKGRVHILRLNAYSLSQVNEWLRFYEIFWDNRFDLLESELLKAKKKEH is encoded by the coding sequence ATGCTTATATTATATTTAACTAAATGGTTGAATGTGAATAAGAAAACGATTATAATCAACCATATGGTTAACAATGATCAAAACAACCTAAATGAAATTTTCAGTGCTTTATCTGATCCAACAAGAAGAGAAATGATTCAAATGGTGGCAGAAAAAGAAAGGACGGTTTCCGAATTAGCAGAGCCCTTTGATATGTCTTTGGCGGGTATTTCAAAGCATATTAAAGTGTTGGAACGAGCGCATTTAATCGACAGGAACATAAAGGGGAGGGTTCACATACTCCGCTTGAACGCCTACTCATTGTCTCAAGTAAATGAATGGCTCCGTTTTTATGAGATATTTTGGGACAATCGTTTCGATCTGCTGGAAAGTGAGTTATTGAAAGCGAAAAAGAAAGAACATTAA
- a CDS encoding carbohydrate ABC transporter permease has protein sequence MKLNTERLTRTVVQKVDKQKVATYARKTKKIATYISYYLLLLSLSFVFLYPLLYMISQSLMRPQDVADATIQWIPKVFALENYAIAFGAIDYWKGLLNSIWISFGSAILQILSCSFIGYGFARYKFPGKSLWMALLVFTFLVPPQTIVVPLYIFFSDLGWINTLFPFIVPALFGFGLKGALFVLIFIQFYSGLPKVLEEAARIDGAGAFRTYWMIMFPLARPAMIVVFLFSVVWNWNDVFQPNMYLLLPEFFNLAQNLATFNGNASVQGMSQAQQTVSTQAAMSMTPTLLNQIMAAVILMILPIVILYLFVQRSFVESIERSGISGE, from the coding sequence TTGAAACTGAATACAGAACGTCTGACACGAACAGTGGTTCAAAAAGTAGATAAGCAAAAAGTGGCCACATACGCTAGAAAGACAAAAAAAATTGCCACATACATTTCTTATTATTTATTGCTGCTCAGCCTGTCTTTTGTGTTTCTCTATCCACTCCTTTACATGATCTCGCAGTCCCTCATGCGACCTCAGGACGTCGCGGATGCAACGATTCAGTGGATTCCAAAAGTGTTTGCCTTAGAAAATTATGCAATCGCCTTTGGGGCCATCGATTATTGGAAAGGTTTGCTGAACAGCATATGGATCTCTTTTGGAAGTGCTATTCTGCAGATTCTTAGCTGTTCGTTTATCGGCTATGGGTTTGCACGCTACAAATTCCCTGGCAAGTCTTTATGGATGGCATTGCTTGTGTTTACGTTTTTAGTCCCCCCGCAGACCATCGTTGTGCCTTTATATATTTTCTTTAGCGATTTAGGCTGGATTAACACCTTGTTTCCGTTCATCGTTCCTGCACTGTTTGGCTTTGGACTGAAAGGAGCACTGTTTGTCCTGATTTTTATTCAGTTTTATTCAGGGCTTCCGAAGGTGTTGGAGGAAGCTGCTAGAATCGATGGGGCTGGTGCCTTCCGGACGTATTGGATGATTATGTTCCCATTGGCGAGACCTGCGATGATTGTTGTTTTTCTCTTTTCAGTCGTTTGGAACTGGAACGATGTCTTCCAACCAAACATGTACTTGCTGTTGCCAGAGTTTTTTAACCTCGCGCAAAACCTAGCGACCTTTAACGGCAACGCAAGTGTGCAAGGGATGTCGCAAGCACAGCAGACGGTCTCTACACAAGCCGCCATGAGCATGACGCCTACTTTGTTGAATCAGATTATGGCCGCTGTCATTCTCATGATTCTACCGATCGTCATTTTGTACTTGTTCGTTCAACGCTCCTTCGTAGAGAGCATTGAACGTTCTGGGATTTCGGGGGAATAG
- a CDS encoding carbohydrate ABC transporter permease — MKGKQVRLSMKTRHNMEGYAFVSLWIIGFFFFMAIPLGRSFIYSLNELTPTSAGLQATFVGLMNYREAFTTDIHFLPLLIETLTSMLTQVPLILIFAMFSAILLNREMIGRTFFRGIFFLPVIIASGAALRKLLEQGVTQLPIFNQYGLYNQLSNFIPEVVLEPLLEYADALTLVMWDSGVQILIFLAGLQTISPALYEAAKIDGATSWETFWKITFPLLMPMIFVNTLYSIVNSFTKPDNGVMNHLLNVVFRSNDYAYGSAIGWLYFLFIFIIIGFVFLIFRKRLSI, encoded by the coding sequence ATGAAAGGAAAACAAGTCAGACTGTCCATGAAAACACGTCATAACATGGAAGGCTATGCCTTCGTCTCTCTATGGATTATCGGTTTCTTTTTCTTTATGGCTATTCCGCTTGGGCGCTCGTTTATCTACTCACTCAATGAGCTGACACCAACAAGCGCAGGTCTTCAAGCAACATTTGTTGGCTTAATGAATTACAGAGAAGCGTTCACGACCGACATTCATTTTTTGCCTTTGTTAATCGAGACGTTGACGTCAATGCTTACCCAAGTACCGCTCATTTTGATTTTCGCAATGTTCAGTGCGATCTTGTTAAATCGCGAAATGATTGGTCGGACGTTCTTTCGAGGGATTTTCTTCCTGCCAGTGATCATTGCTTCCGGTGCCGCCCTCCGAAAGCTGCTTGAGCAAGGGGTCACACAGCTACCCATCTTTAATCAATACGGGCTCTACAATCAATTAAGCAACTTTATTCCTGAAGTGGTGTTAGAGCCGCTTCTGGAATACGCCGATGCACTGACTCTTGTCATGTGGGATTCTGGCGTGCAAATTCTCATCTTCCTTGCCGGCCTGCAAACGATCTCGCCGGCGCTTTATGAAGCAGCAAAAATCGATGGCGCTACGTCATGGGAAACCTTCTGGAAAATCACATTTCCCCTCCTCATGCCAATGATTTTTGTAAACACGCTTTACAGTATAGTGAACTCGTTTACGAAGCCCGATAACGGTGTGATGAATCATCTGTTAAACGTTGTGTTCCGTTCCAATGATTATGCTTACGGCTCTGCCATTGGTTGGCTGTACTTTCTTTTTATTTTTATCATCATCGGTTTCGTCTTTTTGATTTTCCGTAAAAGATTGTCGATTTAG
- a CDS encoding CoA-acylating methylmalonate-semialdehyde dehydrogenase, producing MRLNNYIGGEWQAAEGTDTVEVVNPATNETLGVVPLSTGADVDKAVEAAKRAFPEWSNTAVPKRSRILFAYQQLLVEHWDELAELITKENGKSLKEAKGEVLRGIECVEFACGAPTLMMGEQLPDIATGLESGMYRYPLGVVAGITPFNFPMMVPCWMFPLAIACGNTFVMKPSERTPLLANRLAELLEEAGLPAGVMNIVHGAKDVVNGLLEHQDVKAVSFVGSQPVAELVYKKGTDHLKRVQALAGAKNHSIVLQDADLENAASQIIAAAYGSAGERCMACAVVAVEESIADEFVAKLKEAATTMVIGDGLEDDVFLGPVIRQSQKERAESYIEKGLQEGAELVQDGRGVTVPEQGYFIGPSLFDHVTPEMSIWKDEIFAPVLSVVRVADLDAAIQLANTSSFANGACLFTGSGKAVAQFRDTIDAGMLGVNIGVPAPMAFFPFSGYKDSFYGDLHANGKDGVNFYTRKKMITTRWV from the coding sequence GTGCGATTAAACAACTATATTGGTGGCGAATGGCAGGCAGCTGAAGGAACGGACACGGTGGAAGTGGTGAACCCGGCAACGAACGAAACGCTCGGCGTTGTCCCCTTATCCACAGGAGCTGATGTGGATAAAGCTGTTGAGGCAGCGAAACGGGCGTTTCCAGAATGGTCCAACACCGCTGTCCCAAAGCGGTCGCGCATTTTGTTTGCTTATCAACAGCTTCTTGTTGAGCATTGGGATGAGTTGGCAGAGCTAATTACAAAAGAGAACGGAAAAAGCTTGAAGGAAGCGAAAGGTGAGGTGCTGCGTGGCATCGAGTGTGTCGAGTTTGCCTGTGGCGCACCAACACTGATGATGGGCGAGCAGCTGCCAGACATTGCGACAGGACTCGAATCCGGAATGTACCGTTATCCACTAGGTGTGGTGGCTGGCATTACGCCTTTCAACTTTCCGATGATGGTGCCGTGCTGGATGTTTCCACTTGCGATTGCCTGTGGAAATACATTCGTCATGAAGCCTTCTGAGCGAACGCCTTTGTTGGCAAATCGTTTGGCAGAGCTGCTTGAAGAGGCTGGGCTGCCTGCGGGTGTTATGAACATTGTGCACGGCGCCAAAGATGTCGTTAATGGCTTGCTTGAACATCAAGACGTCAAAGCGGTTTCGTTTGTTGGTTCACAACCTGTGGCAGAGCTTGTGTATAAAAAAGGAACGGATCATCTCAAGCGCGTGCAAGCACTCGCTGGCGCGAAAAATCACTCGATTGTCTTGCAGGATGCGGACCTTGAAAATGCGGCCTCGCAGATTATTGCTGCAGCTTACGGCTCTGCTGGCGAGCGTTGCATGGCTTGTGCCGTTGTGGCTGTTGAAGAGTCAATTGCCGATGAGTTCGTTGCAAAGCTTAAAGAGGCGGCCACAACGATGGTGATTGGTGATGGCCTTGAGGACGATGTGTTTCTTGGACCCGTGATTCGCCAATCGCAAAAAGAGCGTGCGGAATCGTATATCGAGAAAGGCCTACAAGAGGGGGCAGAACTTGTCCAAGATGGCAGAGGCGTGACGGTTCCTGAACAAGGCTACTTTATCGGGCCATCGTTGTTTGATCATGTAACGCCAGAAATGTCGATTTGGAAAGATGAGATCTTTGCGCCTGTGCTTAGTGTCGTACGTGTCGCTGATCTGGATGCGGCCATTCAACTCGCGAATACATCCTCGTTTGCCAATGGCGCCTGCTTGTTTACAGGGAGCGGAAAAGCGGTTGCTCAATTTAGAGACACGATTGACGCAGGTATGCTCGGTGTCAACATTGGGGTGCCTGCACCGATGGCCTTCTTCCCGTTTTCAGGTTATAAGGATTCGTTTTACGGCGACCTCCATGCAAATGGCAAGGATGGAGTCAATTTCTACACGCGCAAAAAAATGATAACAACTCGTTGGGTCTAA
- a CDS encoding SRPBCC family protein, translating into MSDFSNTTLTMTRQFNVEPERVFDAWLNPEIMSKWFFTLENTNKVTQNNPEVGGTWEIVDHREGMDYRAIGEYLEIDPPKKIVFTFKMPQFSELEDTITVELKKIQEGCEMTFTHVIHTPHEENWTEADIERALRAKHDDTEQGWNYMFMGLKELAETGNNSYKG; encoded by the coding sequence ATGAGTGATTTTTCAAATACGACGTTAACAATGACAAGACAATTTAATGTAGAGCCTGAAAGGGTTTTTGATGCATGGTTAAACCCGGAAATTATGAGCAAATGGTTTTTCACATTGGAAAATACAAATAAAGTCACACAAAATAACCCTGAAGTAGGCGGCACTTGGGAAATTGTTGACCATCGGGAAGGCATGGATTACCGTGCGATTGGAGAGTACCTTGAAATTGATCCTCCGAAAAAAATCGTGTTCACTTTTAAAATGCCACAATTTAGCGAACTTGAAGATACGATTACAGTTGAGCTGAAAAAAATCCAAGAAGGATGTGAGATGACATTCACACATGTCATCCATACCCCTCATGAAGAAAATTGGACAGAGGCTGATATCGAAAGAGCTCTTCGTGCAAAGCATGATGATACAGAACAGGGCTGGAATTATATGTTTATGGGGCTTAAAGAATTAGCGGAGACAGGAAACAATAGCTATAAAGGGTGA
- the iolB gene encoding 5-deoxy-glucuronate isomerase, translating to MNLVKPLGERNAEGRRIKVDPATAGWSYVGFEVYALETGEIFAQEWEDQEVCLVLMSGKANAEAGTVVVNDIGERMETFEKRPPHAIYSPPKTKVKIEALTPVRFAVCLAPAKGLYPPRHITPDDIGVEPRGHGSMQRLVHNILPENEVAESLLVVEVFTDGGNWSSYPPHKHDQDNLPAESYLEETYYHEVNPESGFVWQRVYNDDRSLDETMAVEHESVVLVPEGYHPVSAPPGYDSYYLNVMAGPVRKWAFHNDPSHEWLFKGVMQEAKKGGTGK from the coding sequence ATGAATTTAGTGAAGCCATTAGGCGAGAGAAATGCTGAGGGCCGACGCATTAAGGTCGATCCTGCAACAGCGGGATGGAGTTATGTGGGCTTTGAGGTGTATGCGCTTGAAACGGGAGAGATCTTTGCCCAAGAGTGGGAGGATCAGGAGGTTTGTCTCGTCTTAATGTCCGGAAAAGCAAATGCAGAGGCTGGCACCGTTGTTGTGAACGACATCGGGGAGCGAATGGAGACGTTTGAGAAACGCCCTCCTCATGCCATTTATAGCCCTCCAAAGACAAAAGTGAAAATCGAAGCGTTGACACCCGTTCGTTTTGCGGTTTGTCTTGCCCCAGCAAAAGGTTTATATCCACCGCGTCATATCACACCTGACGACATTGGTGTTGAACCTCGCGGACATGGATCGATGCAAAGGCTTGTTCACAATATTTTGCCAGAAAACGAGGTTGCAGAGTCGCTTCTCGTCGTTGAAGTGTTTACTGATGGCGGCAACTGGTCGAGCTATCCGCCACATAAACATGATCAGGACAATCTGCCAGCAGAGTCCTATTTGGAAGAAACGTACTACCATGAAGTGAATCCAGAGAGCGGGTTTGTGTGGCAGCGTGTGTACAACGATGATCGTAGCTTGGACGAAACGATGGCTGTGGAGCATGAGTCGGTGGTGCTTGTGCCAGAAGGCTATCATCCAGTGTCTGCACCTCCAGGATATGATTCCTACTACCTAAATGTCATGGCAGGCCCAGTGCGCAAATGGGCGTTTCATAACGATCCTTCCCATGAGTGGCTGTTTAAAGGGGTTATGCAGGAAGCGAAAAAAGGAGGGACCGGGAAGTGA
- a CDS encoding Yip1 family protein has protein sequence MNTVKMMRQVMVHPFDFFNDIQTPNRLKWSQGVLLVFLAFIVKMASLVIVSYHFQTREPYQISYVHEFIWLFIPWLTWCVANWGVSTIAEGEGKFKEIFVGSAFCLVPYILFMIPVTLLTNVFALSEQSIYLFLKDGLLIWAGWLLLVKVKILHDFELGKLIWITVISLLGMAIIWFIGVLLYGLISQFISFLFDLVKELRFRI, from the coding sequence ATGAATACAGTGAAAATGATGCGGCAAGTGATGGTTCATCCTTTTGATTTTTTCAATGATATTCAAACCCCCAACCGCTTGAAATGGTCACAAGGTGTGTTGCTTGTTTTCTTGGCATTTATCGTGAAAATGGCATCCCTTGTTATCGTTAGCTACCATTTTCAAACGAGAGAACCCTATCAAATTTCTTACGTGCATGAATTCATTTGGTTATTCATTCCTTGGCTTACCTGGTGTGTGGCGAATTGGGGCGTTAGCACAATCGCAGAGGGTGAAGGGAAATTTAAAGAAATCTTTGTTGGGTCGGCGTTTTGCCTTGTTCCCTACATTCTTTTTATGATCCCTGTGACGTTGCTGACCAATGTGTTTGCGTTAAGTGAGCAATCCATTTACCTTTTCTTGAAAGATGGGTTACTCATTTGGGCAGGGTGGTTGTTGCTCGTGAAGGTGAAAATTTTACATGACTTTGAACTAGGAAAATTGATTTGGATTACGGTAATCAGCTTATTAGGGATGGCGATCATTTGGTTTATTGGTGTTCTCCTCTATGGGCTGATCAGTCAGTTTATAAGTTTTCTGTTTGATCTGGTCAAAGAATTGCGATTCCGAATTTAG